The proteins below are encoded in one region of Sminthopsis crassicaudata isolate SCR6 chromosome 1, ASM4859323v1, whole genome shotgun sequence:
- the LOC141554508 gene encoding prostatic spermine-binding protein-like, which produces MRFLLVLVLLGGIACSFHGVLSNQLSGIGNGFFTAGEEKPGDRIEAIRIYLGALGEFKGIQVKVNDQWSEKYGLSGGNPEKFTLWKGENITKVSGYHNLCIHSITMETNLGRTFTIGEPTGQKFTASPPEEGMVLSGIRGFYGAICIQKMSFDWKHAPKKSTI; this is translated from the exons ATGAGATTCTTATTGGTCCTTGTCCTCTTGGGAGGAATAGCCTGCAGTTTCCATG GTGTACTTTCTAACCAGCTTTCTGGCATTGGGAATGGCTTTTTTACCGCTGGTGAAGAGAAACCTGGAGACAGAATCGAGGCCATTCGAATCTACCTGGGGGCTTTAGGCGAATTCAAGGG GATCCAGGTGAAAGTAAATGATCAATGGAGTGAAAAATATGGACTCTCAGGGGGCAATCCTGAGAAATTCACCCTCTGGAAAGGAGAAAACATAACAAAAGTATCAGGCTATCATAACCTCTGCATCCACTCAATCACAATGGAAACCAACTTAGGGAGAACTTTTACAATCGGGGAGCCCACTGGCCAGAAATTCACTGCCTCCCCCCCTGAGGAGGGGATGGTGCTTAGTGGTATCAGGGGTTTTTATGGGGCCATATGTATCCAAAAAATGTCATTTGATTGGAAACACGCTCCTAAAAAATCAACCATCTGA